Proteins found in one Streptomyces sp. CB09001 genomic segment:
- a CDS encoding M14 family metallopeptidase, giving the protein MRRRARSILAVGALLIGGASFAPIAQAQPADPGTPDANEVKVFRADVTREQVPLLLATGQDGHELGEQVPDRGTAAVELYLTEKQADTLQEQGVDLTEHTLSTQAEKRVESAADGVFRPYSGSGGLREEILRTAQQNPGLTKVVSIGKTVRGQDILALKLTRHAKKSKDGSKPSVLYMSNQHAREWITPEMTRRLMHHYLDNYKKDRRIRKIVDSTELWFVLSANPDGYDYTFEGTDNRLWRKNLRDVNGDGTISTGDGVDLNRNFAYKWGYDDEGSSPNPTSETYRGASPGSEPETKALDAFQKRIGFTYGINYHSAAELLLYGVGWQVATNTPDDVLYKALAGTPDNSAIPGYHPQVSSELYTTNGEADGHAANVNGMAMFTPEMSTCKTASDVDPDDQWNARDCQSGFNFPDDEKLIQQEFAKNIPFALSVAETAAHPDRPSSSVGLDAADFTPAPFTTSYARGADQEVSVVVRKSVRDKELKYRVNGGRTHDATLRPWRGGETYGGEDNLYFDEYRAKVRGADPGDRVEVWFTGETPRGTHDSHDRRGESGKHGNRTESEHFTYTVAERPRADVLVVAEEGAKATQAQTYVDALRASGERAAVWDVATQGAPDALGVLGHFGTVVHYTGAAVPGNATQLQLRAFLNEGGRLIEAGEQAGGDVDLGGGTLSDDFSQYYLGAYTRTATPDATGFTGSGKLDKADGTLGDAPGNPLDAAGAYSVTSDELDPGTYPQFASAGAGKFAGTVNPYGPYAGEWMAAAVHTDDAYKRLTRTVDLTSVTAADRPTLRTQLLWDTERGYDNALVEAHTTGADDWTTLPEANGATGTAVPAECAAGFYLAGHPWLAHYLTLSDDGCTATGTTGQWNSLTGSSGGWKQVEFDLSAYAGKSVELSIAYVTDPGSGGRGVLADEASLVVGGTAAQTEGFETSLGAWRVSGPPAGSPAVLKDWTRTGTLFQTYGAVTTDDTVLLGFGLEHLAEPAARAALVRQALRALDE; this is encoded by the coding sequence ATGAGACGAAGAGCGAGATCGATCCTCGCTGTCGGCGCGCTCCTGATCGGCGGAGCGAGCTTCGCGCCCATCGCCCAGGCACAACCCGCGGACCCGGGGACCCCGGACGCGAACGAAGTGAAGGTCTTCCGCGCCGACGTCACCCGGGAGCAGGTACCCCTGCTGCTGGCCACCGGCCAGGACGGCCACGAACTCGGTGAGCAGGTACCCGACCGGGGAACCGCCGCCGTCGAGCTGTACCTCACCGAGAAGCAGGCCGACACGCTGCAGGAACAAGGCGTCGACCTCACCGAGCACACCCTGTCCACCCAGGCCGAGAAGCGAGTCGAGAGCGCCGCCGACGGCGTATTCCGCCCGTACAGCGGCAGTGGCGGCCTGCGCGAGGAGATCCTGCGGACCGCCCAGCAGAATCCCGGTCTGACCAAGGTCGTCTCCATCGGGAAGACCGTGCGGGGCCAGGACATTTTGGCGCTCAAGCTCACCAGGCACGCGAAGAAGTCGAAGGACGGCTCCAAGCCGTCCGTCCTCTACATGTCCAACCAGCACGCGCGTGAGTGGATCACCCCGGAGATGACCCGGCGGCTGATGCACCACTACCTGGACAACTACAAGAAGGACCGGCGGATCAGGAAGATCGTCGACTCCACCGAGCTGTGGTTCGTCCTGTCGGCCAACCCCGACGGCTACGACTACACCTTCGAGGGCACCGACAACCGCCTCTGGCGCAAGAACCTGCGCGACGTCAACGGCGACGGCACCATCAGCACCGGCGACGGCGTCGACCTCAACCGCAACTTCGCCTACAAGTGGGGCTACGACGACGAGGGCTCGTCCCCCAACCCCACCAGCGAGACCTACCGCGGGGCGAGTCCCGGCTCCGAGCCGGAGACCAAGGCGCTGGACGCCTTCCAGAAGCGCATCGGCTTCACGTACGGCATCAACTACCACTCCGCCGCCGAACTCCTCCTCTACGGTGTCGGCTGGCAGGTGGCCACCAACACCCCCGACGACGTCCTCTACAAGGCGCTGGCCGGCACCCCCGACAACTCCGCGATCCCCGGTTACCACCCGCAGGTCTCCTCGGAGCTGTACACCACCAACGGCGAGGCCGACGGGCACGCGGCCAACGTCAACGGCATGGCGATGTTCACCCCGGAGATGTCGACCTGCAAGACGGCCTCCGACGTGGACCCCGACGACCAGTGGAACGCGCGCGACTGCCAGTCCGGCTTCAACTTCCCCGACGACGAGAAGCTGATCCAGCAGGAGTTCGCCAAGAACATCCCGTTCGCGCTCTCCGTCGCCGAGACCGCCGCCCACCCCGACCGGCCGTCCTCCTCGGTCGGCCTGGACGCCGCCGACTTCACCCCCGCCCCCTTCACCACCTCCTACGCGCGCGGCGCCGACCAGGAGGTCTCCGTCGTCGTACGCAAGTCCGTGCGCGACAAGGAGCTGAAGTACCGCGTCAACGGCGGACGCACGCACGACGCGACGCTGCGACCCTGGCGGGGCGGTGAGACGTACGGCGGTGAGGACAACCTCTACTTCGACGAGTACCGGGCCAAGGTCAGGGGTGCCGACCCCGGCGACCGCGTCGAGGTCTGGTTCACCGGCGAGACACCGCGCGGAACCCACGACAGCCACGACCGGCGTGGAGAAAGCGGCAAGCACGGCAACCGCACCGAGAGCGAGCACTTCACGTACACCGTCGCCGAGCGGCCCCGCGCCGACGTCCTCGTCGTCGCCGAGGAGGGCGCGAAGGCCACGCAGGCCCAGACCTACGTCGACGCTCTCCGGGCAAGCGGCGAGCGGGCGGCCGTCTGGGACGTCGCCACCCAGGGCGCCCCCGACGCGCTCGGCGTCCTCGGCCACTTCGGCACCGTCGTCCACTACACGGGTGCCGCGGTGCCCGGCAACGCCACCCAGCTCCAGCTGCGCGCCTTCCTCAACGAGGGCGGCAGGCTGATCGAGGCCGGCGAGCAGGCGGGCGGCGACGTCGACCTCGGCGGCGGCACCCTCTCCGACGACTTCAGCCAGTACTACCTGGGCGCCTACACCCGCACCGCCACCCCGGACGCCACCGGATTCACCGGCTCCGGCAAGCTCGACAAGGCCGACGGCACCCTCGGCGACGCCCCCGGCAACCCGCTGGACGCCGCCGGCGCCTACAGCGTGACCTCCGACGAGCTGGACCCCGGCACCTACCCGCAGTTCGCGAGCGCGGGCGCCGGGAAGTTCGCCGGCACGGTCAACCCGTACGGGCCCTACGCGGGGGAGTGGATGGCCGCCGCCGTCCACACCGACGACGCCTACAAGCGCCTCACCCGCACCGTCGACCTCACGAGTGTCACCGCCGCCGACCGCCCCACGCTCCGCACCCAGTTGCTGTGGGACACCGAGCGCGGCTACGACAACGCCCTGGTCGAGGCGCACACCACCGGCGCCGACGACTGGACCACGCTGCCCGAGGCGAACGGCGCCACCGGCACGGCCGTGCCCGCCGAGTGCGCGGCCGGGTTCTACCTGGCCGGGCACCCCTGGCTGGCGCACTACCTGACCCTGTCCGACGACGGCTGCACCGCGACCGGCACCACCGGGCAGTGGAACAGCCTCACCGGTTCCTCGGGCGGCTGGAAGCAGGTCGAGTTCGACCTGAGCGCCTACGCCGGGAAGTCCGTGGAGCTGTCGATCGCCTACGTCACCGACCCCGGCAGCGGCGGCCGCGGCGTCCTCGCCGACGAGGCCTCCCTGGTCGTCGGGGGCACGGCGGCGCAGACCGAGGGCTTCGAGACCTCGCTGGGCGCCTGGCGGGTCTCCGGACCGCCCGCGGGCAGCCCCGCCGTCCTGAAGGACTGGACCCGCACCGGGACCCTGTTCCAGACCTACGGCGCCGTCACCACGGACGACACCGTGCTGCTCGGCTTCGGACTGGAGCACCTCGCCGAACCGGCCGCCCGCGCGGCACTGGTCCGGCAGGCGCTGCGTGCCCTGGACGAGTGA
- the whiA gene encoding DNA-binding protein WhiA: protein MAMTAAVKSEISQLPVTRTCCRKAEVSAVLRFAGGLHLVSGRIVIEAELDTGNAARRLKRDILEIFGHSSELIVMAPGGLRRGSRFVVRVVAGGDQLARQTGLVDGRGRPIRGLPPQVVSGATCDAEAAWRGAFLAHGSLTEPGRSSSLEVTCPGPEAALALVGAARRLSIPAKAREVRGVDRVVVRDGDAIGALLTRLGAHDSVLAWEERRLRREVRATANRLANFDDANLRRSARAAVAAGARVQRALEILADDVPEHLAAAGRLRMEHKQASLEELGALADPPLTKDAVAGRIRRLLAMADKRASDLGIAGTDANLGEEEMADNLVG from the coding sequence ATGGCGATGACGGCAGCGGTGAAGAGCGAGATCTCCCAGCTCCCCGTCACCCGGACCTGCTGCAGAAAGGCGGAGGTCTCCGCCGTCCTGCGGTTCGCCGGCGGCCTCCACCTGGTGAGCGGACGCATCGTGATCGAGGCGGAGCTGGACACCGGGAACGCGGCGCGTCGGCTCAAGCGGGACATCCTGGAGATCTTCGGGCACAGCTCGGAGCTGATCGTGATGGCGCCGGGCGGGCTGCGCCGCGGTTCGCGCTTCGTGGTCCGGGTGGTCGCGGGCGGTGACCAGCTGGCCCGGCAGACCGGCCTGGTGGACGGCCGGGGCCGCCCGATCCGGGGCCTGCCGCCGCAGGTGGTCTCGGGGGCCACCTGCGACGCCGAGGCCGCCTGGCGCGGGGCCTTCCTGGCACACGGCTCGCTCACCGAGCCCGGCCGCTCCTCCTCCCTGGAGGTGACCTGCCCGGGCCCCGAGGCGGCGCTCGCCCTGGTCGGCGCCGCCCGTCGGCTGTCCATCCCCGCCAAGGCCCGCGAGGTGCGCGGCGTGGACCGGGTCGTGGTCCGCGACGGCGACGCGATCGGCGCGCTGCTCACCCGGCTCGGCGCCCACGACTCGGTGCTGGCCTGGGAGGAGCGCAGGCTGCGGCGCGAGGTCCGCGCCACCGCCAACCGGCTCGCCAACTTCGACGACGCCAACCTGCGCCGCTCCGCCCGCGCGGCCGTCGCCGCCGGTGCCCGGGTGCAGCGCGCCCTGGAGATCCTCGCCGACGACGTGCCCGAGCACCTCGCCGCGGCGGGCCGGCTGCGCATGGAGCACAAGCAGGCCTCCCTGGAGGAGCTGGGCGCCCTCGCCGACCCGCCGCTGACCAAGGACGCCGTCGCCGGACGCATCCGCCGCCTGCTGGCCATGGCCGACAAGCGGGCCTCGGACCTCGGCATCGCCGGAACGGACGCCAACCTCGGCGAGGAGGAGATGGCCGACAACCTCGTCGGCTGA
- the yvcK gene encoding uridine diphosphate-N-acetylglucosamine-binding protein YvcK codes for MTGRTPRLSRLRRVVPEGRGGRPADARAARPEQARGGKPRRRGAQPKVVALGGGMGLSASLAALRRITGDLTAVVTVADDGGSSGRLRDELGVLPPGDLRKALAALCGDDDWGQTWARVIQHRFQSQGDLHEHAVGNLLIVALWEQLGDHVQALDLVGKLLGAHGRVLPMSAVPLELQALVRGHDPERPDEVDTVRGQATVALTPGEVQSVHLVPSDPPAVPEAVDAVLDADWVVLGPGSWFSSVIPHLLVPDLLDALVETKARRVLSLNLAPQPGETEGFSPQRHLEVLGRHAPKLALDVVLADEAAVPDRDSLTDAAKRFGAAVELAPVARTDGTPRHDPELLAAAYDRIFRMHGRIGPWR; via the coding sequence ATGACAGGACGTACTCCGCGGCTGAGCAGGCTGCGCCGGGTGGTGCCCGAGGGACGCGGCGGCAGGCCTGCCGACGCCCGCGCCGCCCGGCCCGAACAGGCGCGCGGCGGCAAGCCGCGCCGCCGGGGCGCCCAGCCCAAGGTCGTCGCCCTCGGCGGCGGCATGGGCCTGTCCGCCTCGCTCGCCGCGCTGCGCCGGATCACCGGCGACCTCACCGCCGTCGTGACCGTGGCCGACGACGGCGGTTCCAGCGGGCGCCTGCGCGACGAGCTGGGCGTCCTGCCGCCCGGCGACCTGCGCAAGGCGCTGGCCGCGCTGTGCGGCGACGACGACTGGGGCCAGACCTGGGCCCGCGTCATCCAGCACCGCTTCCAGTCCCAGGGCGACCTGCACGAACACGCGGTCGGCAATCTGCTGATCGTCGCCCTGTGGGAGCAGCTCGGCGACCACGTCCAGGCGCTGGACCTGGTCGGAAAGCTGCTCGGCGCGCACGGCCGGGTACTGCCCATGTCCGCCGTCCCGCTGGAGCTCCAGGCCCTGGTCAGGGGCCACGACCCGGAGCGACCCGACGAGGTGGACACCGTGCGGGGGCAGGCGACCGTGGCGCTCACGCCCGGTGAGGTGCAGTCCGTGCACCTGGTGCCCAGCGACCCGCCGGCCGTCCCCGAGGCGGTCGACGCCGTCCTGGACGCCGACTGGGTGGTGCTGGGCCCCGGCTCCTGGTTCTCCTCGGTCATCCCGCACCTGCTCGTGCCGGACCTGCTGGACGCGCTGGTCGAGACGAAGGCGCGCCGGGTGCTCTCGCTGAACCTCGCCCCCCAGCCCGGAGAAACTGAGGGCTTCTCCCCGCAGCGTCATTTGGAGGTTTTGGGACGACACGCCCCTAAACTCGCCCTGGACGTGGTGCTGGCCGACGAGGCCGCCGTGCCCGACCGTGACTCGCTCACCGACGCCGCGAAACGGTTCGGTGCCGCGGTCGAGCTGGCTCCGGTCGCCCGGACCGACGGGACCCCGAGGCACGACCCGGAGCTGCTGGCCGCCGCGTACGACCGTATTTTTCGGATGCATGGAAGGATCGGCCCATGGCGATGA
- the rapZ gene encoding RNase adapter RapZ, with protein MTEHEAQPAAEREQAQPAAGRDQAQPATGREQPRHTAEREQTHDDGAQVSTGKETAGAHEAAIPELVIISGMSGAGRSTAAKCLEDLGWFVVDNLPPALIPTMVELGARSQGNVARIAVVVDVRGRRFFDNLRESLADLDARGVTRRIVFLESSDDALVRRFESVRRPHPLQGDGRIVDGIAAERELLRELRGDADLVIDTSSLNVHELRAKMDAQFAGEEEPELRATVMSFGFKYGLPVDADLVVDMRFLPNPHWVPELRPFTGLNEEVSSYVLNQPGAKEFLDRYAELLQLIAAGYRREGKRYVTVAVGCTGGKHRSVAMSEKLAARLAAEGVETVVVHRDMGRE; from the coding sequence ATGACCGAGCACGAGGCACAGCCCGCGGCGGAGCGAGAACAGGCGCAGCCCGCGGCCGGACGAGATCAGGCACAGCCGGCGACGGGACGAGAACAGCCCCGGCACACGGCGGAGCGGGAACAGACGCACGACGACGGAGCACAGGTGAGTACGGGCAAGGAAACAGCCGGGGCGCACGAGGCGGCCATCCCCGAGCTGGTGATCATCTCCGGCATGTCCGGGGCCGGCCGCTCGACGGCCGCCAAGTGTCTGGAGGATCTGGGCTGGTTCGTCGTCGACAACCTCCCTCCCGCGCTGATCCCCACCATGGTGGAGCTCGGCGCCCGCTCCCAGGGCAACGTGGCCCGCATCGCGGTGGTCGTCGACGTCCGCGGCCGGCGCTTCTTCGACAACCTGCGCGAATCCCTCGCGGACCTCGACGCCCGCGGCGTCACCCGCCGGATCGTCTTCCTGGAGTCCTCCGACGACGCCCTGGTGCGCCGCTTCGAGTCGGTGCGCCGCCCGCACCCCCTCCAGGGCGACGGCCGCATCGTCGACGGCATCGCCGCCGAGCGAGAGCTGCTGCGTGAGCTGCGCGGCGACGCCGACCTGGTGATCGACACCTCCAGCCTCAACGTGCACGAACTGCGCGCCAAGATGGACGCCCAGTTCGCCGGGGAGGAGGAGCCCGAGCTGCGGGCCACGGTGATGTCCTTCGGCTTCAAGTACGGACTCCCGGTCGACGCCGACCTCGTCGTCGACATGCGCTTCCTGCCCAACCCGCACTGGGTCCCGGAGCTGCGCCCCTTCACCGGCCTCAACGAGGAGGTGTCGAGCTATGTCCTCAACCAGCCCGGGGCCAAGGAGTTCCTCGACCGCTATGCCGAGCTGCTCCAGCTGATCGCCGCGGGCTACCGTCGGGAGGGCAAGCGCTATGTGACCGTCGCCGTCGGCTGCACCGGCGGCAAGCACCGGTCCGTGGCCATGTCGGAGAAGCTCGCCGCTCGGCTCGCCGCCGAGGGCGTGGAGACGGTGGTCGTCCACCGGGACATGGGACGGGAATGA
- the uvrC gene encoding excinuclease ABC subunit UvrC, producing MADPSSYRPRPGEIPDSPGVYRFRDEHRRVIYVGKAKSLRQRLANYFQDLAHLHPRTRTMVTTAASVEWTVVSTEVEALQLEYSWIKEYDPRFNVKYRDDKSYPYLAVTMNEEFPRVQVMRGQKKKGVRYFGPYGHAWAIRDTVDLLLRVFPVRTCSAGVFKNAARTGRPCLLGYIGKCSAPCVGRITPDDHWDLADEFCDFMAGRTGTYLRRLERQMAEAAEEMEYERAARLRDDIGALKKAMEKSAVVLADATDADLIAVAEDELEAAVQIFHVRGGRVRGQRGWVTDKVEEITTGALVEHALQQLYGEESGDAVPKEVLVPALPDPVEPVQQWLTERRGSGVSLRIPQRGDKKALMETVQRNAQQALVLHKTKRASDLTTRSRALEEIAEALDLDSAPLRIECYDISHLQGDDVVASMVVFEDGLARKSEYRRFQIKGFRGQDDVRSMHEVITRRFRRYLAEKEKTGEWADGEGPTDGDRYPNGDAAPDDGAALTDGQELTAGPALKDDDGRPKRFAYPPQLVVVDGGQPQVAAAQRALDELGIDDIAVCGLAKRLEEVWLPREDDPVVLPRTSEGLYLLQRVRDEAHRFAITYQRAKRAKRFRAGPLDDVPGLGETRKQALIKHFGSVKKLRSATIDQICEVPGIGRKTAETVAVALARATPAAPAVNTATGEIMDDEDGAPETTADAPGEPVSAGTPDERRGQER from the coding sequence ATGGCCGACCCCTCCAGCTACCGCCCCAGGCCGGGAGAGATCCCGGACTCCCCGGGGGTGTACAGGTTCCGTGACGAGCACCGCCGGGTGATCTACGTCGGAAAGGCGAAGAGCCTGCGCCAGCGCCTGGCGAACTACTTCCAGGACCTGGCGCACCTGCACCCGCGCACCCGCACCATGGTCACGACGGCCGCCTCCGTGGAATGGACGGTGGTGTCCACGGAGGTCGAGGCGCTGCAGCTGGAGTACTCCTGGATCAAGGAGTACGACCCCCGGTTCAACGTCAAGTACCGCGACGACAAGAGCTACCCGTACCTCGCGGTGACGATGAACGAGGAGTTTCCCCGCGTCCAGGTGATGCGCGGCCAGAAGAAGAAGGGCGTGCGCTACTTCGGGCCGTACGGGCACGCCTGGGCGATCCGCGACACGGTCGACCTCCTGCTGCGCGTCTTCCCGGTGCGCACCTGCTCGGCCGGTGTCTTCAAGAACGCCGCGCGTACCGGCCGCCCCTGTCTGCTGGGCTACATCGGCAAGTGCTCGGCGCCCTGCGTCGGCCGCATCACCCCCGACGACCACTGGGACCTGGCCGACGAGTTCTGCGACTTCATGGCCGGCCGCACCGGCACCTACCTGCGCCGCCTGGAGCGGCAGATGGCCGAGGCGGCCGAGGAGATGGAGTACGAGCGGGCGGCGCGCCTGCGGGACGACATCGGAGCCCTCAAGAAGGCGATGGAGAAGAGCGCGGTCGTCCTCGCCGACGCCACCGACGCCGACCTGATCGCGGTCGCGGAGGACGAGCTGGAGGCGGCCGTCCAGATCTTCCACGTGCGCGGCGGACGCGTGCGCGGTCAGCGCGGCTGGGTCACCGACAAGGTCGAGGAGATCACCACCGGTGCCCTGGTCGAGCACGCCCTCCAGCAGCTGTACGGCGAGGAGAGCGGCGACGCCGTCCCCAAGGAGGTACTGGTCCCCGCCCTGCCCGACCCGGTCGAGCCCGTCCAGCAGTGGCTGACCGAGCGCCGCGGGTCGGGAGTGTCGCTGCGCATCCCGCAGCGCGGCGACAAGAAGGCGCTGATGGAGACCGTCCAGCGCAACGCCCAGCAGGCGCTCGTCCTGCACAAGACCAAGCGCGCCTCCGACCTGACGACGCGCTCACGCGCGCTGGAGGAGATCGCCGAGGCCCTCGACCTGGACAGCGCCCCGCTCAGGATCGAGTGCTACGACATCTCGCACCTCCAGGGCGACGACGTCGTGGCCTCCATGGTCGTCTTCGAGGACGGGCTGGCCCGCAAGAGCGAATACCGCCGGTTCCAGATCAAGGGCTTCCGCGGACAGGACGACGTCCGTTCCATGCACGAGGTGATCACCCGCCGCTTCCGCCGCTATCTCGCCGAGAAGGAGAAGACGGGCGAATGGGCGGACGGCGAGGGACCGACCGACGGCGACCGGTATCCGAACGGCGACGCCGCCCCGGACGACGGCGCGGCACTCACGGACGGGCAGGAGCTGACGGCCGGCCCCGCGCTCAAGGACGACGACGGCCGGCCCAAGCGCTTCGCCTACCCGCCGCAGCTCGTCGTCGTCGACGGCGGGCAGCCGCAGGTCGCGGCCGCCCAGCGGGCGCTGGACGAGCTGGGCATCGACGACATCGCCGTGTGCGGACTCGCCAAGCGCCTGGAGGAGGTCTGGCTGCCCCGCGAGGACGACCCGGTGGTCCTGCCCCGCACCAGCGAGGGCCTCTACCTGCTGCAGCGGGTCCGCGACGAGGCCCACCGCTTCGCGATCACCTACCAGCGGGCCAAGCGCGCCAAACGCTTCCGCGCGGGCCCGCTGGACGACGTTCCCGGCCTGGGGGAGACCCGCAAGCAGGCGCTGATCAAGCACTTCGGTTCGGTGAAGAAGCTGCGGTCGGCGACGATCGACCAGATCTGCGAGGTGCCCGGCATAGGCCGCAAGACGGCCGAGACGGTCGCCGTGGCCCTCGCCCGGGCCACCCCGGCCGCACCCGCCGTGAACACGGCGACCGGAGAGATCATGGATGACGAGGACGGGGCACCCGAGACGACGGCGGATGCCCCGGGGGAGCCCGTGTCCGCGGGCACCCCGGACGAACGACGGGGGCAGGAGAGATGA